The following coding sequences lie in one Apus apus isolate bApuApu2 chromosome 16, bApuApu2.pri.cur, whole genome shotgun sequence genomic window:
- the IQCD gene encoding dynein regulatory complex protein 10, protein MFAFMKLKHFEEAKKKTEHFHRRAQQQFLKEQDRKMERWKKASQKFEKSLAVFSRKGGKTSKHSTHKCSTEPITAQDPAVHQVSSQDVEQRNKPLVKGTAASQTAMITAKDMKMLEAGQIKTDSLEMKRISTVLDKMIDKLELSGLIPRIIASLDSFAGILGPEMTHKLTEHQKLSKEVEQLLASSGERDTVRAEQDPGCLCSLEQQLKCSLRNILRLLLVKPSLCQALKHQILVGESPAEVFTKAFGEFRNFMLEKLLTSPVEEEEKIGLEEDISLRIKDNTEAITALQAELAAAIQTRDEEIYKKDNVIKELKTSVQDLPKDCKTSIQQMEQEGEKPQEEELQASRARRARLQEEVQQLAAQLRALEQEHWSSELTLRKRKSRMETEIANWIQKYHTDLEEKQAEYDEIQAAYVEEQAQLALLTEKHAVLLQEYSQIEEERRLLQEKKDQALQELKTMTLAATHIQAFWRGYFIRTLLKSKKKKKGKGKGKKGKK, encoded by the exons ATGTTTGCTTTCATGAAGCTAAAACACTTTGAAGAGGCCAAAAAGAAGACTGAGCATTTCCACAGACGTGCAcagcagcagtttctgaaaGAACAGGACAGGAAGATGGAGCGGTGGAAGAAGGCTTCCCAAAAGTTTGAAaaatccctggcagtgttcagtCGCAAGGGCGGGAAG ACCTCAAAACACTCAACTCACAAGTGCTCAACTGAACCTATTACAGCACAGGATCCAGCTGTGCACCAAGTGTCATCTCAGGACGTGGAGCAAAGAAACAAGCCCCTGGTGAAGGGCACAGCAGCTTCACAGACAGCAATGATCACAGCAAAGGACATGAAGATGTTGGAGGCAGGTCAGATAAAAACTGACAGCCTGGAGATGAAAAGAATCTCAACTGTCTTGGATAAAATGATTGACAAGCTGGAGCTGAGCGGTTTGATCCCAAGAATTATTGCCTCTCTGGATAGCTTTGCTGGTATTCTGGGACCTGAGATGACACACAAGCTGACTGAGCACCAGAAGCTTTCAAAGGAAGTGGAGCAGCTGCTTGCCAGCTCTGGAGAAAGGGACACCGTGAGAGCTGAGCAGGATCCAGGCTGTCTCTGCTCACTAGAGCAACAGCTGAAATGTTCTCTTAGAAACATCCTGAGGCTCCTGCTGGTCAAACCTTCGCTTTGCCAGGCTCTGAAACACCAAATTTTGGTGGGAGAGTCACCAGCTGAAGTATTTACCAAAGCCTTTGGGGAGTTCAGGAATTTCATGCTTGAGAAACTCCTGACTAGTCCtgtggaagaggaagaaaagattgGATTAGAGGAAGACATCTCCCTCCGGATTAAGGACAACACTGAAGCAATTACAGCTTTAcaggctgagctggcagcagcaatcCAGACTCGAGATGAGGAG ATTTACAAGAAGGACAATGTGATCAAGGAGCTCAAAACAAGTGTGCAGGATCTGCCCAAAGACTGCAAGACCAGCATCCAGCAGatggagcaggaaggagaaaaaccacaggaagaggagctgcaagCCTCCCGGGCCCGGcgtgccaggctgcaggaggaggtgcagcagctggcagcacaaCTCCGTGCACTTGAACAGGAGCATTGGTCATCAGAGCTGACTCTCAGAAAG agGAAGAGCAGAATGGAGACGGAAATTGCGAACTGGATCCAGAAATATCACACGgacttggaagaaaaacag GCCGAGTATGATGAGATTCAAGCTGCCTACGTTGAGGAGCAGGCCCAGCTGGCCCTGCTGACAGAGAAACACGCTGTGCTTCTCCAGGAGTATTCCCAGATTGAGGAGGAGCGTAGGCTACTTCAGGAAAAGAAGGACCAGGCTTTGCAGGAGTTGAAAACTATGACTCTTGCTGCCACCCACATCCAGGCCTTCTGGAGAGGCTACTTCATCCGGACCCTCCTCAAgtcaaaaaagaagaagaagggcAAGGGCAAGggcaagaagggcaagaaataa